The following proteins are co-located in the Eublepharis macularius isolate TG4126 chromosome 5, MPM_Emac_v1.0, whole genome shotgun sequence genome:
- the SSX2IP gene encoding afadin- and alpha-actinin-binding protein produces MGDWNTIAVPAQLPDNNIPWYTSAKKMSPSSLSIHVLSSPLPLSESTHSFSSAFCTDENIEQSLSYLNMELTTLGFPSLYADSKGKELHVVSVLNCMNELLQLQRRHLRTREEAETQHLKLSSDMDHLQNCYAKLKEQLETSRRETVGLQERDRQLQCKNRNLHLLLKNEKDEVQKLQNIVASRATQYNHDMKRKEREYNKLKERFHQLLMNKKDKKLAMDVLNYVGRVDGKRGGWRTGKTEARNEEEMYKVLLNEYEQRQKQLLVENAELKKLLQQMKKEIISLLPPQKQKPKEKAEDGNGTVNVLSDVEDDSGEINKENMWELSCDTVREQLANSIRKQWRMLKNHVEKLDNQALHVHSRTLNNSDTISREDHELEVERLQLEIQQCKEMVKTQQQLLQQQLTSPSDDDTSLLLKDCYLLEEKERLKEEWKLFKEQKKNFEKERKSFTEAAIRLGLERKAFEEDRGTWLKQQFLNMTSEPYKFEHVKLQSALSGSSDSDSPLTNFRSCQKKSNNLFSDICQTQHELAKSSSTLLDKTSTYRKPSQVKREKQQKILPSGPVASDDTYSLHMWLPANSCTEHLDNLP; encoded by the exons ATGGGAGATTGGAACACTATTGCAGTGCCAGCACAGTTACCAG aTAACAATATTCCTTGGTATACCTCAGCCAAAAAGATGTCCCCCTCAAGTTTAAGTATACATGTTCTAAGCTCACCACTGCCTTTGTCCGAAAGCACACACAGCTTTTCCAGTGCCTTCTGCACAGATGAGAATATTGAACAGAGCCTCTCCTATCTTAATATG GAGCTGACCACACTTGGATTCCCTTCACTTTATGCTGACTCCAAAGGTAAAGAGTTGCATGTAGTATCagttttaaactgtatgaatGAACTACTCCAGCTTCAGCGCCGGCATCTTCGAACTCGGGAAGAAGCAGAAACTCAGCATCTCAAACTGAGCAGTGACATGGACCATCTGCAGAACTGCTATGCTAAACTAAAG GAACAACTGGAAACCTCTAGAAGAGAAACAGTTGGGCTTCAAGAAAGAGATAGACAACTGCAGTGCAAGAATAGAAATTTGCACCTATTACTCAAAAACGAAAAGGATGAG GTGCAGAAGCTACAGAACATAGTTGCAAGTCGAGCTACCCAGTACAATCATGATAtgaagagaaaagagagagaatacaACAAACTGAAAGAACGTTTTCACCAGCTGCTCATGAACAAAAAAGATAAAAAACTTG CTATGGATGTTCTAAACTATGTTGGGAGAGTTGATGGCAAGCGAGGTGGATGGAGAACTGGAAAAACAGAAGCTAG GAACGAAGAAGAAATGTACAAAGTTCTCCTAAATGAGTACGAACAGCGGCAAAAACAGCTTCTTGTGGAAAATGCTGAGCTCAAAAAGCTGCTGCAGCAAATGAAGAAGGAGATAATCTCTCTCCTTCCACCACAGAAACAGAAACCTAAAGAGAAGGCTGAAGATGGCAATGGAACTGTAAAT GTCCTGTCGGACGTGGAGGATGACTCTggagaaataaataaagagaacatGTGGGAACTGTCTTGTGACACAGTGCGTGAACAGCTTGCTAATAGCATTCGAAAGCAGTGGAGAATGTTGAAAAACCATGTGGAAAAGCTTGACAATCAAG CATTGCATGTGCACTCTAGAACACTGAACAACAGTGATACAATCTCAAGAGAAGACCATGAACTTGAAGTTGAAAGGCTACAGTTGGAAATTCAGCAGTGCAAAGAAATGGTCAAAACTCAACAGCAACTCCTACAG CAACAGCTAACTTCTCCATCTGACGATGATACCAGCCTGTTGCTAAAGGACTGTTACTTGCTAGAGGAAAAAGAGCGATTGAAGGAGGAATGGAAACTATTCAAAGAACAAAAGAAGAACTTCGAGAAAGAGCGCAAAAGTTTTACAGAAGCTGCTATTAGATTAGGACTTGAG AGGAAAGCTTTTGAGGAAGACCGTGGAACTTGGCTGAAGCAACAGTTCTTAAATATGACTTCTGAGCCCTATAAGTTTGAACATGTGAAACTTCAAAGTGCCTTATCAGGAA GTTCTGACTCTGATAGTCCATTGACAAATTTCAGGTCTTGCCAAAAGAAATCTAACAACTTGTTCTCTGATATTTGTCAGACTCAGCATGAACTTGCAAAAAG TTCAAGCACTCTTCTGGATAAAACATCTACATACCGAAAACCAAGCCAAGTTAAAAGGGAGAAGCAGCAAAAGATACTGCCCAGTGGCCCTGTTGCCTCGGACGACACATACAGTTTACATATGTGGTTACCAGCAAACTCATGCACAGAACATCTTGATAACTTGCCTTAG